Genomic segment of Deltaproteobacteria bacterium:
ATATTGCAAAACATTTTGGATCCCCGCTTTCGCGGGGATGACGTTATATTTGCTATAATTGGAAATCATAAGGACTTTTGCAAGTGGTTCTATAGTAATCTAATAAATATAGTTTACTGATAAAAAAAAATAGAATAATAGACCCGAAACCATAACGTAGAATTGCATTATAACTACATCATCGCTTGGTTATAACTACTCTATGGCTTTTATTGCGAAGAGAAAATAATTTATATGTTAACCAGGTGAACATTAAAAGCAACCACATATGAAAAACTCCTTTTGGTTTGGCTAAAGATTGTTATTCGGGAGTTACAGCTTTTTGTAATAAAGAAAGAAAGCGGGCTACGGCAGCATATTCACTTTGTGACAATGATTTCTCAATTTGCCGTAATGGACCAAATACCTTTTTTTCGAAGGCACTGTGAGCATTAACTGCCGAAATTCCTTTACGAGTTAATTGCAATGCTACTGCGCGACCGCCTTGAGGCGCTATTGGTTTTATCACATAGCCTAGTCGTTCAAGTTTGTTGACAAATTTAGATACTGCCGCTTTAGAAATGCTAAGAAATGTTGCTAATTCTGTCAGACTACAGCCGGGTTTGCGGCTAATTGCTACTACTGTATGGATATCCGCAGAAAATAATAAATCGCCAGTACCGTAATCTCGCGGAGTAGATTCTAAGGTACTAAGCCACTGATGGGCAAGATAGATACCTTCTAATAACCCATTTTCCTTCAAAGTATAGAATATGTAAACCAGGTTAACATTGATTGTCAAGCCAAATCAAATACTTTGTAATCAAATGGTTTCGTGTTTATTTGAAATGCAAATGAGAGTTGCCACACAACAGAATTTGCGTTTCGTTGTAACTCTGCCTTTGTACAGTGCCTCTTTAAACATTAACTGACACAAAATACTAAATCGCATCTTGACATCATTTAATGATAGCATCATGATGCTTATATGCGTACTACAATAACTTTAGACGATGATGTTTGTTCCAGTGTGCAAGAATTAGCGCATCGTGAGCGTACAAGTTTTAAAAAAACATTAAATAAGTTGTTACGCCAAGCTTTAATTGGGATTCAGCAGCCTAAGACGCAAGAACCCAAATTTATTATCAAACCACATCGCGGTGGGTTTCGCCCTGGTATTGATCCACAAAAACTCAATCAACTAATTGATCAATTACAAACTGAAGATTTTTTAGGCAACCAGAATAAATGATTATTCCTGATATTAACCTACTTATTTATGCATATAACGCTGATGCACCATTACACTCTAAAGCTTGTTTATGGTGGGAAGAACTTATCAATTTATCATCACCTATCGCCATACCATGGGTAGTTAGCTGTGGTTTTATTCGTTTGATGACACATACTGCAGTTTTACAGTTCCCCATGTTTCCTGCAGAAGCTGTTGGGATAGTGGCATCATGGTATGAACGAAGGCATGTACAGGTAATAAATCCTGGGCCGCGTCATTTGGCGATTCTTGGTAGTTTATTTACTGATACGAAAGTTGCTGGTAATCTAACCACCGATACTCATCTTGCAGCTATTGCTATAGAGTATCAATGTGAAATACATTCAAATGATTATGATTTTTCACGATTTAAAGGATTACGATGGTCTAATCCATTTAAATAAAATGTCATCTTTCAAGTTGTATTAGCTACGGCATGTGCAACTTTAACAGCATCAGCTACCGCGTTCACATCATGTACCCTTAGCACATGCGCCCCATTAGCTATCGCCAAAGCACATACTGCGGCAGTAGCACGGTCACGGTCGTAAATTGGGCGGCTGGTAATTTCACCTAAAAAACGTTTACGCG
This window contains:
- a CDS encoding type II toxin-antitoxin system VapC family toxin, with translation MIIPDINLLIYAYNADAPLHSKACLWWEELINLSSPIAIPWVVSCGFIRLMTHTAVLQFPMFPAEAVGIVASWYERRHVQVINPGPRHLAILGSLFTDTKVAGNLTTDTHLAAIAIEYQCEIHSNDYDFSRFKGLRWSNPFK
- a CDS encoding MarR family transcriptional regulator, which produces MKENGLLEGIYLAHQWLSTLESTPRDYGTGDLLFSADIHTVVAISRKPGCSLTELATFLSISKAAVSKFVNKLERLGYVIKPIAPQGGRAVALQLTRKGISAVNAHSAFEKKVFGPLRQIEKSLSQSEYAAVARFLSLLQKAVTPE